A region of Acidobacteriota bacterium DNA encodes the following proteins:
- a CDS encoding dipeptidase, whose protein sequence is MRYRTLTALALLAALVSGTTAADAPSREALAAAEHARATYGAATEEALGRLVTFRTFKEEGVENADNPEVHGMSEYLAAKAEELGLEFEDHGAVAIIALGKGKGPAKRLGIVTHGDVQPADPGEWAKDPFVLDTESDPGKLIARGTEDDKGPIATALYAMKTLKDLDVPLDRRIELIVSYTEESDWTPYREFLAGWEPPALNVVIDASYPVVVAEKGWGSIHLTPAAPEPEVAAPGEEATPAGPRLESITGGAFLSQIPGRAEAVILGPVPGLVGVLGDRLRVRQAAGADVEIEMKGETDKLTLRAKGVAAHSSTPWNGKNAITHLAAILDNIPWQETQATRTVRLINDLVGLGDEAEKFGDLAYAHDFMGPLTLSLTTLEANDEGLLTAGINIRRPAGRSNEEVEGAIRDAVNAWSEEWKIPVAMEMRIGEPYYPQGAPQVPVLLSVFEHFTGQENPQPLSIGGGTHARLMPNGVNFGPSMPGEVYTGHTEHEFLTREQLLLNLEMYTAMLVELAGR, encoded by the coding sequence ATGCGATATCGAACGCTCACCGCTCTCGCCCTTCTGGCCGCTCTCGTCTCCGGGACCACCGCCGCCGACGCACCGTCCCGAGAGGCCCTCGCCGCCGCCGAGCACGCTCGCGCCACCTACGGCGCGGCGACGGAAGAAGCCCTCGGCCGGCTGGTCACCTTCCGCACCTTCAAAGAGGAGGGCGTCGAGAACGCGGACAACCCCGAAGTCCACGGAATGAGCGAATACCTCGCCGCCAAAGCAGAAGAACTGGGCCTCGAATTCGAAGACCACGGCGCCGTGGCGATCATCGCTCTTGGCAAGGGCAAGGGACCGGCCAAGCGCCTGGGCATCGTCACCCACGGCGACGTCCAGCCGGCGGATCCGGGCGAGTGGGCCAAGGACCCCTTCGTCCTCGACACCGAGAGCGACCCGGGCAAGTTGATCGCCCGCGGTACCGAGGACGACAAAGGCCCCATCGCCACCGCCCTCTACGCCATGAAGACCCTGAAGGATCTCGACGTCCCCCTCGACCGGCGGATCGAGCTGATCGTCTCCTACACCGAAGAGAGCGATTGGACTCCCTATCGCGAGTTCCTCGCCGGCTGGGAACCGCCGGCCCTGAACGTGGTGATCGATGCCTCCTACCCGGTGGTGGTGGCCGAAAAGGGCTGGGGCTCGATTCACCTCACCCCCGCCGCACCGGAACCGGAAGTCGCCGCGCCCGGTGAGGAAGCCACCCCTGCGGGGCCGCGCCTCGAGTCGATCACCGGTGGCGCCTTCCTGTCGCAGATCCCCGGCCGCGCCGAAGCGGTCATCCTTGGACCGGTGCCGGGTCTAGTCGGAGTGCTGGGGGATCGCCTCCGCGTCCGTCAAGCCGCCGGCGCCGACGTCGAGATCGAGATGAAGGGCGAGACCGACAAGCTCACCCTGCGCGCGAAGGGCGTCGCGGCACACTCCTCCACTCCCTGGAACGGCAAAAATGCCATCACCCACCTGGCGGCAATCCTCGACAACATCCCGTGGCAGGAAACCCAGGCCACCCGGACGGTGCGCCTGATCAACGATCTGGTGGGCCTGGGCGACGAGGCAGAAAAGTTCGGCGACCTCGCCTACGCGCACGACTTCATGGGACCCCTCACCCTTTCCCTCACCACCCTGGAAGCGAACGACGAAGGTCTGTTGACCGCCGGCATCAACATCCGGCGGCCGGCGGGGCGCAGCAACGAAGAGGTGGAGGGAGCGATCCGCGACGCGGTGAACGCCTGGAGCGAGGAGTGGAAGATTCCGGTGGCGATGGAGATGCGGATCGGCGAGCCCTACTACCCGCAGGGCGCGCCACAGGTTCCGGTCCTCCTTTCCGTCTTCGAGCACTTCACCGGCCAGGAGAACCCCCAGCCGCTCTCCATCGGCGGCGGCACCCACGCTCGGCTGATGCCAAACGGCGTCAATTTCGGGCCGTCGATGCCCGGCGAGGTCTACACCGGCCACACGGAACATGAATTCCTGACCCGCGAGCAGCTTCTCCTGAACCTGGAGATGTACACCGCCATGCTCGTAGAGCTAGCAGGGCGCTGA
- a CDS encoding RimK family alpha-L-glutamate ligase: protein MKIGILSRSPQSYSTRRLVQAVRRRRHEVVLLDVLQMSISLEEESPDLFYRGKPLADLDAVIPRVGASVTFYGTAVVRQFEQMQVFTANPSIGISSSRDKLRSLQKLSRHKIGIPATEFVKRRQDVLPAIERVGGAPVIIKLLEGTQGIGVILAETIDSAQAIIETLQSTSQNVLIQKFVAESRGRDIRALVVGDRVVAAMRRRAAGDEFRSNVHRGGSAMAVELDDQYEATAVQAAQILGLRIAGVDMLEGAEGPQVMEVNSSPGLQGIEAASQIDVAGAIVEYVIDQVRFPDVDLRQRLMLSRGYGVAEVPIPEDSELVGKTLAETGLRDRDVSVLTLHRESKAIANPRSSRVLEVGDRLLCFGKLDTLRGLMPEHAPPRLRRLRKGTVAAAEPRKA from the coding sequence ATGAAGATTGGCATTCTCTCCCGTTCGCCGCAGAGCTATAGCACCCGCCGGCTGGTCCAGGCGGTGCGCCGTCGCAGGCACGAGGTGGTGCTCCTCGACGTGCTGCAGATGTCGATTTCGCTCGAAGAGGAGTCGCCGGATCTCTTCTACCGCGGCAAACCGCTGGCGGATTTGGATGCGGTGATCCCTCGCGTCGGCGCCTCGGTGACGTTCTACGGCACCGCCGTGGTCCGCCAGTTCGAGCAAATGCAGGTGTTCACGGCCAATCCCTCCATCGGCATCTCCAGCTCCCGCGACAAACTGCGCTCGCTGCAGAAACTGAGCCGCCACAAGATCGGAATCCCGGCCACCGAGTTCGTCAAACGCCGGCAGGACGTCCTGCCGGCCATCGAGCGGGTGGGCGGCGCGCCGGTGATCATCAAGCTGCTGGAAGGCACGCAAGGCATCGGCGTGATCCTCGCCGAGACGATCGACAGCGCCCAGGCGATCATCGAGACCCTGCAGAGCACCTCGCAAAACGTGTTGATCCAGAAGTTCGTAGCCGAGAGCCGGGGGCGCGACATCCGGGCGCTGGTGGTGGGCGATCGGGTGGTGGCGGCGATGCGCCGGCGGGCGGCGGGTGACGAATTTCGCTCCAATGTGCATCGTGGTGGATCGGCCATGGCGGTGGAACTCGACGACCAGTACGAGGCGACGGCGGTGCAGGCGGCCCAGATCCTGGGGCTGCGCATTGCCGGCGTGGACATGCTCGAAGGCGCCGAGGGACCGCAGGTGATGGAGGTCAATTCGTCGCCCGGGCTACAGGGCATCGAGGCTGCCTCGCAGATCGACGTCGCCGGGGCGATCGTCGAGTACGTTATCGATCAGGTGCGCTTTCCGGACGTGGATCTTCGCCAGCGGCTGATGCTGAGCCGGGGCTACGGGGTCGCCGAGGTGCCCATCCCGGAAGATTCGGAGCTCGTCGGCAAGACCCTGGCCGAAACCGGCTTGCGGGATCGCGACGTTTCGGTCCTGACCCTGCACCGGGAAAGCAAGGCGATCGCCAACCCCAGATCTTCCCGGGTGCTCGAAGTGGGCGATCGCCTGCTGTGCTTCGGCAAGCTCGACACCTTGCGCGGCCTGATGCCCGAGCATGCACCGCCGCGGTTGCGCCGGTTGCGCAAGGGCACCGTCGCGGCGGCGGAGCCAAGGAAAGCATGA
- a CDS encoding pyridoxal phosphate-dependent aminotransferase: MTPSAFTPAQPGDDPLQAFRPVPRTGVIYVTNQAQAHGFRAGDPEWCNLGQGQPETGELPGAPPRVEAVPIDPRDRDYAPVPGLWELRDAVAQLYNRLYRRGRKSQYAAENVGISGGGRAALTRTAAALGRVNLGHFLPDYTAYEELLDIFRRVTAIPILLSRERAYEFSPQDLRREVSGRGLSALLLSNPSNPMGKVVCGPELDRWVAVGRELDCTLLLDEFYSHYVWRDHPEEPLPVVSAARYVEDVDRDPVVIFDGLTKNWRYPGWRVTWALGPRSVIEAMESAGSFLDGGGSCPLQRAAVDLLEPDVVLAETEAIRRAFLPKRELMIRRVRELGMRLDREPDGTFYAFVSLDALPETLSDGPTFFQAALGRKVICVPGVFFDINPGRRRSRRVSRFRNHVRLSFGPPIDEIARGLDRLEELIRDVR, from the coding sequence ATGACGCCGTCCGCCTTCACTCCTGCCCAACCCGGCGACGATCCGCTGCAGGCCTTTCGGCCGGTTCCCCGTACGGGGGTGATCTACGTCACCAACCAGGCCCAGGCTCACGGCTTCCGGGCGGGCGATCCGGAGTGGTGCAACCTGGGCCAGGGACAACCGGAGACCGGCGAGCTACCCGGCGCGCCGCCGCGGGTCGAGGCGGTACCGATCGACCCGCGGGATCGCGACTACGCGCCGGTCCCTGGACTTTGGGAGCTACGCGATGCGGTGGCGCAGCTCTACAACCGCCTGTATCGGCGCGGGCGGAAGTCGCAGTATGCGGCGGAAAACGTCGGCATCTCGGGCGGCGGTCGGGCGGCTCTCACCCGCACGGCGGCAGCCCTCGGGCGGGTCAACCTGGGCCATTTCTTGCCGGACTACACGGCCTACGAAGAGCTGCTTGACATCTTTCGGCGGGTGACGGCGATTCCCATTCTCTTGAGCCGCGAGCGGGCTTACGAGTTCTCGCCGCAGGATCTGCGTCGGGAAGTCTCTGGCCGCGGCCTGTCGGCGTTGCTGTTGTCGAACCCCTCCAACCCGATGGGAAAGGTGGTTTGCGGACCGGAGCTGGACCGCTGGGTGGCGGTGGGCCGGGAACTCGACTGCACCTTGCTACTCGACGAGTTCTATTCGCACTATGTGTGGCGTGACCACCCGGAAGAGCCGCTGCCGGTGGTGAGCGCCGCCCGCTATGTCGAGGACGTCGACCGCGATCCGGTGGTGATCTTCGACGGCTTGACCAAGAACTGGCGCTATCCCGGCTGGCGGGTGACCTGGGCTCTGGGGCCGCGGTCGGTGATCGAGGCGATGGAGAGCGCCGGCTCGTTCTTGGACGGCGGCGGTTCGTGCCCCCTGCAGCGCGCCGCCGTCGACCTCCTCGAACCGGACGTGGTGCTGGCCGAGACGGAGGCGATTCGGCGAGCCTTCCTGCCCAAGCGGGAACTGATGATTCGCCGGGTGCGCGAACTCGGCATGCGCCTCGACCGGGAGCCTGACGGCACCTTTTACGCCTTCGTCTCCCTCGATGCCTTGCCGGAGACCCTGTCCGACGGCCCGACCTTTTTCCAGGCGGCCCTCGGTCGGAAGGTGATCTGCGTTCCGGGGGTGTTCTTCGACATCAATCCGGGGCGGCGGCGCTCCCGCCGGGTGTCGCGCTTTCGCAATCACGTGCGGCTGTCCTTCGGTCCTCCGATCGACGAGATCGCCCGCGGCCTCGACCGCCTGGAAGAGCTGATTCGAGACGTCCGCTAG
- a CDS encoding MBL fold metallo-hydrolase yields MSEPTLYFRQLLAGQQVATAHPAAGQMRNFMYLIGDPVKREAVIVDPAWDVSGLLRLAEADGYRVTGALVTHYHPDHVGGDLFGLSVEGVSALLEAQGVPIWVNKHEADGLKKVTGVSDSDLRKVDDGDTLALGEFEVRFLHTPGHTPGSQCFLIGDRLVAGDTLFVQGCGRVDLPGGDPDAMYHTLTGKLAKLPASTVLFPGHHYGPTPTSTLADELEHNHYLRVPSLDAWRRLMGR; encoded by the coding sequence TTGAGCGAACCGACCCTCTACTTCCGTCAGCTCCTCGCCGGCCAACAGGTGGCCACCGCCCATCCGGCGGCCGGCCAGATGCGCAACTTCATGTACCTGATCGGCGATCCGGTGAAGCGCGAGGCGGTCATCGTCGATCCGGCGTGGGATGTCTCCGGCCTGCTGCGGCTGGCCGAGGCGGATGGCTATCGGGTCACCGGCGCGCTGGTCACTCACTATCACCCGGATCACGTCGGCGGCGACCTCTTCGGTTTGTCGGTGGAGGGCGTATCGGCGCTGCTCGAAGCCCAGGGAGTGCCGATCTGGGTGAACAAGCACGAGGCGGACGGGTTGAAGAAGGTCACCGGCGTGTCGGACTCGGACCTGCGCAAGGTGGACGACGGCGACACCCTGGCGCTGGGTGAGTTCGAGGTCCGCTTTCTCCACACCCCCGGACATACCCCCGGTAGCCAGTGCTTTTTGATCGGCGACCGCCTGGTGGCCGGCGATACCCTCTTCGTGCAGGGCTGCGGCCGGGTGGATCTCCCCGGTGGCGATCCGGACGCCATGTACCACACCCTGACCGGCAAGCTCGCCAAACTGCCGGCTTCGACGGTGCTGTTCCCAGGGCACCACTACGGCCCCACCCCCACGTCGACCCTGGCCGACGAACTGGAGCACAACCACTATCTGCGAGTGCCGAGCCTGGATGCCTGGCGGCGTCTGATGGGCCGCTAG
- a CDS encoding RimK/LysX family protein, which translates to MRIQDPVPGPEGLPAIGWLERVALPLWGIPGIRAKSDTGARSSAIDVANLVELPGGRVSFEVILDRRTPEDHRVVEASIVRKARVRSSNGQAHDRLFVRTEMEIGSHRVEVELGLVRRPKLVCRMLLGRRALEGHFLVDAGRSYLISMRRPRRRRSR; encoded by the coding sequence GTGAGAATTCAGGATCCCGTACCCGGCCCGGAAGGGCTGCCGGCGATCGGCTGGTTGGAGCGAGTGGCGTTGCCGCTTTGGGGGATTCCCGGCATCCGCGCGAAGTCAGACACCGGAGCGCGGTCGAGCGCCATCGACGTGGCCAATCTGGTGGAGTTGCCCGGCGGGCGAGTGAGCTTCGAGGTGATCCTCGACCGCCGCACACCGGAGGACCACCGCGTGGTGGAGGCGTCCATCGTGCGCAAGGCGCGGGTGCGTTCCAGCAATGGTCAAGCCCACGACCGTTTGTTCGTGCGTACCGAGATGGAGATCGGCAGCCACCGGGTGGAGGTGGAGCTCGGCCTGGTGCGCCGACCGAAGTTGGTCTGCCGCATGCTCCTTGGGCGTCGCGCCTTGGAGGGACATTTCCTGGTCGATGCCGGCCGCAGCTATCTCATTTCAATGCGTCGGCCCCGGCGTCGGAGATCTCGATGA
- a CDS encoding succinylglutamate desuccinylase/aspartoacylase family protein, translating into MGKAAAEALVIAGRKIPPGRSRSLSVAVTESYSGGKVVLPVRVERAVQPGPVVLVVGAVHGDEINGTGIVRRLILHRPFELAAGSLVLVPVVNILGFERLSRYLPDRRDLNRYFPGSRSGSLASRFARKVFDQLIAPCDFCLDFHSAAVRRTNFPNIRADLSQPAVRRLAQAVGWPVTVDTKGPAGTLRRAACAADVPTVTLEAGEVWKIEPGIVELGVRAVRNVLIDLGMVEGEPEKPAYRAEAEKTEWLRSDEGGMLTFHTAPGDVLRKGQPVAAVTNLIGEEKSVMAAPKGAVVLGLTTLPAVKPGDPVCHLAYPRGGIARIRRVLNRLPEESLHQRVRDDLAANVAVTEPEAGDWQGSLRKVKTRKRKAPSKGRAPRTKPVKAKAPAKKPSKTKPSAT; encoded by the coding sequence ATGGGGAAAGCTGCCGCCGAGGCACTGGTGATCGCCGGAAGAAAGATCCCTCCGGGTCGCAGCCGCAGTCTTTCCGTTGCGGTCACCGAGAGCTACAGTGGCGGGAAAGTCGTTCTGCCGGTGCGGGTGGAGCGCGCTGTGCAGCCGGGACCGGTGGTGCTGGTGGTGGGTGCGGTCCACGGTGACGAGATCAACGGCACCGGCATCGTGCGGCGGTTGATTCTCCATCGGCCCTTCGAGCTGGCCGCCGGCTCCCTGGTGCTGGTGCCGGTGGTCAACATTCTCGGCTTCGAACGACTGTCCCGCTACCTGCCGGACCGTCGGGACCTGAACCGCTACTTCCCGGGTTCGAGGAGCGGTAGTTTGGCGAGCCGGTTCGCCCGCAAGGTGTTCGATCAGCTCATCGCGCCTTGCGACTTCTGCCTGGACTTCCACTCGGCGGCGGTGCGGCGAACCAACTTTCCGAACATCCGAGCCGACCTCTCCCAGCCGGCGGTACGGCGCCTGGCCCAAGCCGTCGGCTGGCCGGTGACGGTGGACACCAAAGGGCCGGCGGGTACGCTCCGCCGCGCCGCCTGCGCCGCCGACGTGCCGACGGTGACCCTGGAGGCCGGCGAGGTGTGGAAGATCGAACCGGGGATCGTGGAGCTCGGGGTGCGGGCGGTGCGCAACGTGCTGATCGACCTCGGCATGGTGGAGGGCGAGCCGGAGAAGCCCGCTTACCGGGCGGAGGCGGAGAAGACCGAGTGGTTGCGCTCCGATGAAGGCGGTATGTTGACCTTCCACACGGCGCCCGGCGATGTTCTTCGCAAGGGACAACCGGTGGCCGCCGTGACCAACCTGATCGGCGAGGAGAAATCCGTCATGGCGGCACCGAAGGGCGCGGTGGTGCTCGGCCTGACCACCCTGCCGGCGGTCAAGCCGGGCGATCCGGTGTGCCACCTGGCCTACCCGCGCGGCGGCATTGCCCGCATCCGCCGGGTCCTCAATCGGTTGCCGGAAGAGAGCCTGCACCAGCGGGTGCGGGATGACCTGGCGGCCAACGTCGCCGTCACCGAGCCGGAGGCCGGAGACTGGCAGGGTTCGCTGCGCAAAGTGAAGACCCGCAAGCGCAAGGCGCCGTCGAAGGGGAGAGCTCCTAGGACCAAGCCCGTGAAGGCGAAAGCCCCGGCGAAAAAGCCCTCGAAGACAAAGCCTTCGGCGACATAG
- a CDS encoding TrmH family RNA methyltransferase: MNDDQSPPPDEPKVGVAPHPKPWPEDPRLDPDLLEHGDRRNVVDRYRYWRVEAIVADLDTRRHPFHVAIENWLHDPNIGTVVRNANAFLARAVHIIGKRRWNRRGAMMTEVYQHVEKHASLEAFATWAAGENLAVLGIDNLPGSLPLHRAEIPRECVLLFGREGPGLSAGARDMVQQVISIPQYGSTRSINAGSASAVAMVEWCRRWA; this comes from the coding sequence ATGAACGACGACCAGAGCCCACCGCCCGACGAACCCAAGGTCGGCGTGGCCCCCCATCCGAAACCCTGGCCCGAGGATCCTCGCCTCGACCCGGATCTACTGGAGCACGGCGACCGGCGCAACGTGGTGGACCGCTACCGCTACTGGCGGGTGGAGGCGATCGTCGCGGATCTCGACACCCGCCGGCACCCCTTCCACGTGGCGATCGAGAACTGGCTGCACGACCCCAATATCGGCACCGTCGTGCGCAACGCCAACGCCTTTCTGGCGCGGGCCGTCCACATCATCGGGAAGCGCCGCTGGAACCGCCGCGGCGCGATGATGACGGAGGTCTACCAGCACGTCGAAAAGCACGCCAGCTTGGAGGCCTTCGCCACCTGGGCGGCCGGCGAGAACCTAGCGGTGCTGGGCATCGACAATCTACCCGGCTCGCTCCCCCTACACCGGGCGGAGATCCCTCGCGAGTGCGTGCTGCTCTTCGGCCGCGAGGGACCCGGTCTGTCGGCAGGAGCGCGAGACATGGTCCAGCAGGTGATCTCCATTCCGCAGTACGGTTCCACCCGCTCGATCAACGCCGGCTCCGCCTCAGCGGTAGCGATGGTGGAATGGTGTCGGAGATGGGCCTAG
- a CDS encoding CAP domain-containing protein: MKFSVLLLCGALFATTALSAGGPASLEQQLLEAVNQARWDNGQLAPLKGNAALDTASENHSQAMAQRNFFGHCDLDTGTDHGDRATAAGYPWSSVAENIAAGQDTIADLMSDWLASPGHRNNILSTSYREVGTGYFFQAGDLGNVRFDPDTDCVQEQIVGPFGGYWTQVFGRTSTGYPVVIDREAASTPDRNVDLYLYGNGWATQMRIRNENGSFTAWQAFSSNVAWPLSNGGGTKTVFVEIRNGAGTVRFANDSIELAGGAPIFSDGFESGNTSVWTTSFP, translated from the coding sequence TTGAAGTTTTCGGTTCTTCTACTGTGCGGTGCCCTGTTCGCAACCACCGCCCTCTCCGCCGGCGGACCGGCCAGCTTGGAACAGCAGCTCCTCGAAGCGGTCAACCAGGCCCGCTGGGACAACGGCCAGCTAGCGCCGCTCAAGGGCAACGCCGCCCTCGACACCGCCTCCGAAAATCACTCCCAGGCGATGGCGCAGCGCAATTTCTTCGGCCACTGCGATCTCGACACGGGCACCGACCACGGCGACCGGGCGACGGCCGCCGGCTACCCGTGGTCGAGCGTCGCCGAGAACATCGCCGCCGGCCAGGACACCATTGCCGACCTGATGAGCGACTGGCTCGCCAGCCCGGGCCACCGCAACAACATTCTCTCCACCTCGTACCGGGAGGTCGGCACGGGGTACTTCTTCCAGGCCGGAGACCTGGGCAATGTGCGCTTCGACCCGGACACGGACTGCGTTCAGGAGCAGATCGTCGGGCCTTTTGGCGGCTACTGGACCCAGGTTTTCGGCCGCACCTCGACCGGCTACCCGGTGGTGATCGATCGCGAGGCCGCCTCGACACCGGATCGCAACGTCGATCTTTACCTGTACGGCAACGGCTGGGCGACGCAGATGCGCATCCGCAACGAGAACGGTTCGTTCACCGCCTGGCAGGCGTTTTCGTCGAACGTCGCCTGGCCGCTCTCGAACGGTGGCGGCACGAAGACGGTGTTTGTGGAGATCCGCAACGGTGCCGGCACCGTGCGCTTCGCTAACGACAGCATCGAGTTGGCGGGCGGCGCGCCGATCTTCAGCGATGGGTTCGAGTCCGGCAATACTTCCGTCTGGACCACTTCTTTCCCTTAG
- a CDS encoding MBL fold metallo-hydrolase gives MNEPPEKAFSESPREPSSISARAAGSPYVRVIGTAQDGGLPHAACACDRCDRARREPSFRRAVTSLAIVLPASERVFLVDVSPDVRRQLDGLMDVRNDPPDRVDREPVDGALLTHAHIGHYLGLAFFGFEAVHARDLPVYCTPRMAGFLSGHGPWDQLVRMGNLSLQETAPGTSRELGDGVTVTPFAVPHRDEYSDTVAWKITGPNRSLLYMPDTEPWGRWSAPVEEILDQVDVALLDGTFYSADELPGRTVDSIGHPLIVDSMERFAGRASPEILFTHLNHSNPALEPESAAARRVAERGFAVAGEGQEFEL, from the coding sequence ATGAACGAACCTCCAGAGAAAGCGTTCAGCGAATCCCCGAGGGAGCCGTCCAGCATCTCCGCCCGCGCCGCCGGCTCACCCTACGTGCGGGTGATCGGAACCGCCCAGGACGGCGGTTTGCCCCATGCCGCCTGCGCCTGCGATCGCTGTGACCGAGCGCGTCGAGAGCCGTCCTTCCGGCGCGCCGTCACCTCCTTGGCGATCGTGCTGCCGGCGAGCGAACGGGTGTTCCTGGTAGACGTGTCGCCGGATGTCCGGCGCCAGCTCGACGGTTTGATGGACGTGCGCAACGATCCACCGGACCGGGTGGACCGCGAGCCGGTCGATGGAGCGCTTCTGACCCACGCCCACATCGGTCACTACCTGGGCCTGGCCTTTTTCGGCTTCGAGGCGGTGCACGCCCGGGATCTGCCGGTGTACTGCACGCCGCGTATGGCCGGTTTCCTGTCGGGCCACGGGCCGTGGGATCAGCTAGTTCGAATGGGCAACCTGTCCCTCCAGGAGACGGCGCCGGGCACCTCCCGCGAGCTGGGCGATGGGGTGACGGTGACACCCTTCGCGGTACCTCACCGCGACGAGTATTCGGACACCGTCGCCTGGAAAATCACCGGGCCGAACCGGTCGCTCCTCTACATGCCGGACACGGAACCCTGGGGACGGTGGAGCGCGCCGGTGGAAGAGATCCTCGATCAGGTCGATGTGGCGCTGCTGGACGGCACCTTCTACTCGGCGGATGAACTGCCCGGCCGGACGGTGGACTCCATCGGTCATCCGCTGATCGTCGACTCGATGGAGCGTTTCGCCGGTAGGGCATCGCCGGAGATTCTTTTCACCCACCTCAATCATTCGAACCCGGCCTTGGAGCCGGAGAGCGCGGCCGCCCGGCGGGTCGCCGAGCGCGGCTTTGCCGTCGCCGGCGAAGGCCAGGAGTTCGAGCTGTAG
- a CDS encoding M28 family peptidase: protein MRRLILTCLLVALTSAAAAPGAERPFFTCAVVNIDGVGFERLADLKRIDGVAWWTEAGTELLLCGGVELPATVSGVAEVRLRHDDVEEDRLRLLRRAHDKDFGVPGVRVLLRAGRSAVVEVGDGADLSAPWHAMHAAVEGSPGPTSVGAALLPFERNRVLLRQAANQESRALGSPDPSVQQVLAAIDGPRWLTTGTTLAGFHRHTHGSGIAAARDWLVGQFEDVGLTVETPSFQVSGTTVQNVIATLPGTVRPDDWWIVGGHYDARTSFITDSATTAPGAEDNASGCSGVVELARVFSQYPTEETVFFACYAGEEQGLHGSASHALSLVNGGHASKIQGMLNMDMISWSNDAQMDIILGYRPVSLGLAQQVEDLAGIYTGLTVFTTSATCCSDHVPYIDRNMPAVAIYSNDWGAYPHYHEATDTADNLNPTQAVEVMKVYSALLAIEAGASTTVIFDDGFESGDVTRWSSSQG, encoded by the coding sequence ATGCGACGCCTGATTCTCACCTGCCTGCTCGTGGCCCTGACTTCCGCGGCCGCCGCCCCTGGAGCGGAACGCCCGTTCTTCACCTGCGCCGTGGTCAATATCGATGGGGTCGGTTTTGAGCGCCTCGCGGACCTCAAGCGGATCGATGGCGTGGCCTGGTGGACGGAAGCCGGTACGGAGTTGCTTTTGTGCGGCGGTGTGGAACTTCCGGCGACGGTTTCCGGCGTCGCCGAAGTGCGCCTTCGCCACGACGACGTCGAGGAGGATCGGTTGCGCCTGTTGCGCCGGGCCCACGATAAGGATTTCGGCGTTCCGGGGGTGCGGGTGCTGCTCCGCGCCGGGCGCTCGGCGGTCGTGGAGGTGGGCGACGGGGCAGATCTCTCAGCGCCCTGGCACGCCATGCACGCCGCGGTGGAAGGCTCACCGGGGCCCACTTCCGTCGGCGCGGCGCTGCTCCCCTTCGAGCGCAATCGGGTGCTGTTGCGCCAGGCGGCGAATCAAGAGTCCCGTGCTTTGGGATCGCCGGATCCCTCGGTCCAGCAGGTGCTCGCTGCCATCGACGGGCCGCGCTGGTTGACCACCGGGACGACCCTGGCGGGGTTCCACCGCCACACCCACGGTTCGGGCATCGCCGCCGCGCGGGACTGGCTCGTCGGGCAGTTCGAGGATGTTGGGCTAACCGTAGAGACACCCAGCTTCCAGGTGAGCGGCACGACGGTCCAGAACGTCATCGCGACCCTGCCGGGCACTGTGCGGCCGGACGATTGGTGGATTGTCGGCGGGCACTACGATGCACGCACGTCCTTCATCACGGATTCGGCGACGACGGCGCCGGGCGCCGAGGACAACGCCAGCGGCTGCTCCGGGGTGGTGGAATTGGCGCGGGTGTTTTCGCAGTACCCGACGGAGGAGACCGTTTTCTTCGCCTGCTATGCGGGTGAGGAGCAGGGCCTCCACGGCAGTGCCTCCCATGCCCTTTCGCTGGTCAATGGCGGCCATGCCTCGAAGATCCAGGGCATGCTCAACATGGACATGATTAGCTGGTCCAACGATGCCCAGATGGACATCATCCTCGGCTATCGGCCTGTTTCCCTGGGCCTCGCCCAGCAGGTCGAGGATCTGGCGGGCATCTACACCGGGTTGACCGTGTTCACCACCTCGGCCACCTGCTGTTCGGACCATGTGCCCTACATCGACCGGAATATGCCGGCGGTCGCCATTTACTCGAACGACTGGGGTGCCTATCCGCACTACCACGAGGCGACCGACACCGCCGATAACCTCAATCCGACCCAGGCCGTCGAAGTGATGAAGGTCTACAGCGCGTTGCTTGCCATCGAGGCGGGCGCCTCGACGACGGTGATCTTCGACGACGGCTTCGAGAGCGGCGACGTGACCCGCTGGAGTTCTTCTCAAGGCTGA